Part of the Halorussus sp. MSC15.2 genome, TTCCAGTACGGCGAGTTAGCCGACAACGCGAGCATCACGGGCAGGTACCAGCGAATCTCGTTGGCGACCCAGACCGCCTTGTCGGCGTCGTCCACGCCGACGTGGACGTGGAGACCGGTGGTGGTGTTGCGGTGCTGTGGGTACTGAATCCGGTTCAACTGGTTCCGATACCGCGGCTTCTCGGCGTGTTCGAGTTCGCGCCACTTCGCACCGGGGTGAAGCCCCGCCGCCGCGATTCGGAAGCCGCCCGCTTCGGCGTGTTCGACCAGCGCGTTTCGGACCGCCAGCAGGTGGTCGCGGGCGTCCGCGAGTCGCTCTATCTTCGGCGTCTGGGTCTCGATGACGCACTTGAACAGTTCGTGGTCGAGTCGCCCGTCGAGAATCTCGGGCGGGTCACGCTCGTAGACGAGTTCGTCGGTCCCGGCCGTCGGGCGGCCCCGGCGGTCGACGACGTAGAACTCCTCCTCGATGCCCAGCGTCCCCATCTCCGCGAAGCTCTTAGCCGAACCCGAGTCCATTTCTCGGACGTTCGCAATCCGGCGTATAAATAGTTCCGAACCCGGCAGGGTCGGGCGAAAGCGGCCGGGGCGGTGGTTCACCGCCGTCGAGCGACTCGGTTACTTCGGTCGGCCGAGCGACTCGCTTCACTTCGGCCGAGCGACTGGTCTCACTTCGGTCGGGCCACGACGCCGAGGTGGTCGTCGTGGTACGGTTCGAGTCGTTCGGTCGCCAGCACCTCGTAGCGCTCCCGGAGGTTGGCCAGCGCGTCGTCGAACACGTCCTCGGGGTCGCGAGTCACGTCCTCGCTGCGGGCCTTGATGGCCGCGAGCAGGCGACCGTCCTCCCGGAGGAACCGGGCGTTCTCGACAGCGACGCGCGCCTGTCCGCGCGTCGCCACGTCCTGAACGATGGCGTCCACCTCGGACTCCACGACGTGCGCGTAGCTCTCGGGTTTACGGGCGTCTTTCAACAGGGGGAAGAGGTTCTGTCGGTCCTCGGCGACGCCCACCAAATCTCGGACCGGACGGGGAGCGAACTCCACGGCGTAGGTCGGCCCGGAGAAGTCGGCAACGTGGCTGACGGTCGTCCCGCTGGCCGCGCCGAGGTAGAGGACCGTCTCGCCGCCCGCGAGGCCGGTGTCCATGCCGGACTCGACCATCGCGGCGAGCTTCGACCGTCCGGCGTCCCAGCACCGCCACCCCTCGTCGGTGGGTTCGCCGTAGACCGGCGGCCCCCGCGTCGCCAGACGCTCGCGTCCGTCGAAGGCGCGGCGCTCGACGCCCTCGGGAAGGTCGGTCACGCTTCGCCCTCCTGCTCGGTCCCGTCCGCGTCTCCCGTCTGCTCGCTTCCGTCTCCATCTCCGGCGTCGTTTCGTCCCCGAATCTGGTCCATGCGTCGCCGTAACTCCTCGTCCAGTTCGGGTTTGCGTTCGCCGGAGTAGTGGTCCACGCGCGCCGCGATGGTGAGTTTCCCGGCGAGGGTCCGGGCCGCCGACCCGCGCTTCTCCGGTCGGGTCCCCCGGACGTACTCGTGGGTGAAGATGACGCCGTGCTTGGGCGAGGGGGCGCGCCCGCGGAGGTGCGCGAACAGCGCGTCCTCTGCGCCGAGAACCTGTACGGTCCCCGCCGGTTTCTTAGCGAGCGATTCGAGTCCGCCCGCGAGCGATATCAACCGCGACGCGAGAACCGGCCCGGCCATCGCCGCGAGGTTCGGCGCGACGTCGGCCGTCTCGCGCTCGATGAACTCCCGGAGCGCGTCGCTCTCGTCGGCGAGGTCGGCGGTCCGGCGAGCCAGCGAAATCAGTCGCTCCTCGGTCGGCGACGCCGGGTCGCGTGCGGCGAGTTCCCGGGCGTACTCCACGCCGGTCCCGGCGTCGGCGTCCCGACTCCCGGCCCACTCGGCGACGCGCTCGGCGAGTTCGTTGGCCTGCGCCGCGGCGTCGTCCATCGCCCGGACCGCGTGGACGAGTTGCTGGTCGTCCGCGCGCTCGCGCTCGGCCGCGGCCTCGCGCGCCGCTCGCACGGACGCCTCGCGGAGTTTGTCGTAGTAGTCGCTCTCGTCGTCGGCGAACCCCGATTCGACCGCTCGCCGGGGCCAGTCCTCCGGCGCGTCGGCCCGCCCGTCGCGGATGCTGGCCGCGCCCGCCTCGGTGTCGTCGGGAGCGAGGTCCTCGAACCATCCGGCGCGCTCGGGGGTCGCGTCCCCCTCGTCGCCGGCGGTTCGGGGCGCGTCGCTCTCCCCCGAACGAGTTCCGTCGTCGGTCATGTCCGTGGATTGCGCGCCGTCGCGTTTAAACCTACGCGACTCGTCCTGCGGGCCGTCCGACGAGGTGGTCGGGCGAGCGACCGCGCCGATAGGGTCGGCGAGGTTACAGAAGAAGTATCCTTAAGCCGCTGCCGCGTGCAGAACGCCAGTATGGACGTGGAGAACTTCTTCGAGGAGATGCCGTTCGCCGACCTGCTCGGTGTCGAAGTGACCGAAGTCGAGGACGGCCACGCCGAGGGCGAGGTGGAGATGCGGGAGGAACTGTCGTGGAACGCCGACCGCATGATGGCTCACGGCGGCGTCACGTTCACGCTGGCCGACACCGTGGGCGGCGCGGCGCTGGTCTCGCTGGTGGACCAGCCGGTTCCGACCATCGACATGCGCATCGACTACCTCGAAGCGGGGACCGGCGACCTGCGCGCCGAGGCCGACGTGGTCCGGTGCGGGAGCGACGTGGGCGTCGTGGACGTAGACGTGTTCGCAGAGGACGGAACGCAGGTCGCCGACGCGCGCGGCGTCTACAAGACGGGATAGGAAAAGCCGAATTGGAACCCCTCCGACGGATGCGACTCCTCCACTACTCCGACGGAGAGAACGGCTACGACCGCCCCGAGCGCGCGGGCCGTCTCGCCGGATGCGTCGCCGTCAGACGCGACGACAAGACGGTCATGACCGGCACCGGCGAGACAAGCGAGGACGAGTACGGCGAGTGCCCTGTCTGTAGCTCTACTGACGGGAAAATCCGAGTGACCGTCGCTGTGTTGGTCGATGGGCTTCTGCAACGACTACGAGCAGTCCGTCGAGAAGTTCAGGTACCGTAGTCTCTGTTCGCTCGGGAGACCGACTGTGACGGAGCGACTGAGCACCACACAAAAAAAGGTGAGTTGGTAGCGCACAGTGGGCACTCAACAGGCGCCTGCCGCCGAACAGATATCTTCCGGACTGTACCAACTGCACAGCCACCTATTGAGCCAGTCGATGAGGGCTTCACAGCTCTGCTCGCACTTGTACGACCAGCAGATGTAGTTACAGCCCTCTTCGCCCAGCCAGTATAGACCGTAGTCACAGATGACATCTATGACCCACGTGCAGGCCGAACACCAGCTCTGGGTGGTGAAGTTGCTGGTGCTCGTGCTACTGACGGGTTCGGACGCGAGGATTGCTGGCGCCTCGTTTTCCCATCCGTAGATACGATGGCGGTGCTCGCCGTCGACGGTCTCGACGGAGGTTCCCACGCCGCCGTTCGGTCGCCGATTCCCGTCGGCGTCGTCTATCTGGGTGACCCAGAGGAAGCCCTGTTGTTTGCCTTCCGGGCCACGGTAGGGGAGACTGAGGATGACTGGATTACGCGCGTTCAGTTCCTCGTCGCTGGTCTCGATTCGGTATCCGAAGACGTTCTCGGTGTACGCCTCCAAGGAATCGCCCGCCATGAACTCCGCGAGCCGGGTGTAGTAATCGTAACTCGTTGCAGCGTCGAACTCGGCGGCTGCTCGGTCGGCCGAGACGAGTTCAGAGCCGCTTACACTGAGCGTGTCGTCGGCGCTTGCGAGGCCGCTGAACCCGATGACGCCCGAACCTGCACCAAGTGCTTTCAGGAACGACCGTCGCTCGAAGTCCGATTCGCCGTCGGTGAACTCTTCTCCGGTCATGTGAACCCAGCTACAACTCCAATTTTGTTGCTAATAAAATTATTCATTTTTCTTGGATATATATGAAAATAAATTTCTTCGACCTGCTCTGTTTGGTGTCGCAGATACTATCCTCATCACGTTAGGAATCCACAACCTAGCGTCGGAACGACGTCGAAGTCGTACACACCTGCGTCATCGTTCGCGTTCGATGGTCCTGTCCGAGCGACACCGAGTTTGGCCGCTGGCTTAAATCTCCTTTCCAACGACCCATTTACGACTGGAGTATCTGGGTGAACAGCGTCGCCTGTCCGCGATGGAGGCGCTCCAGAAACGCCGACTTGCTAATTCCCAACTCGTCGGCGACGTCGCTCGCAGTCGCGCTGCGCGGGACCTCGAAGTAGCCCATCTCCAGCGCGGTCCGGAGCGCGACCTCTTGGGCGGACGTCAGGTCCCACCGCTGGGCGACCGCGTCGTCGTCCTCGCTCCCGAGCGGAGAGACCCGTTCGAGCGAGACGCCCACGGTCTCGGCGGCCGCCGCGAGGACGCCCTGTAACACGTCGTGGCCCACGACCGCGCCGGTGTGGCGCTCGACTCCCTCCCGGTACTGGAGCGTCTCGGCCATGAACCCCGCGTCGGTCAGTTCGTGGACGACGCAGGGGTGTTTCGAGAGACACCGAAAGTTGGTCGCGCCGTCGGTCCGGGAGGTGTGGAGGTAACGGATTCGCTCGTCGGCGTCGAGGACGGCGGCGAGGTCGTCGGCCGCGTCCCCTGCGGAGAATCGGAGGAGCGCGTTGTCGTCGCGCCGGAGTTGCGGCGGTCGGGCATCGACGGTGACGCCCGTTTTCCGGGACGCGTCCGCGAGGGGGCAGTCGTCGCCGGTCACGCTGAACTCCACGACGAGGCACTCGTCTATCACTCTCGGACACCTCCCGAATCGACGGTTCGCCGAGACACGGAAGACCGTCGGTGAAGAGGGGCTAGAAAGCCCCCGGTCGCTCGCCGCCGGAAGACGGTCCTGCTCGCTACGCTGCGCGGGCTGCGACTTCCGAGGTCTCGTTCGCTTCGTTCACGAGACGGTCGCTGGCCGACCCCTATCGGCGCGGACAGTGTGGAGAGCGCCGATATGTCGGCCAGACGACCACGGCCTTCGGCCGCGAGCGACCGGCCCCTTTCAGTCCCGCCTGCGGCAGATTGTGAGCAGGGCTCTTTTGCTGGACTGGTCGGTACTCGCACGGCTGCTCGACGGCCGGGGTCGCTGGTCGGCCGGCAGTCGGACTCGCCTTCCGACGAACGGCCGGATTTTCCAACAGTCAGACGGTCGGCCGGGCGTCCGCGGGTGGCGGTCGGCCCGTCGGTCATGCGAGAATATCCCCCGGCGAAGTACTTAAAACCGCTACATGGACGGGTTAATCGGTATGTCAGTCTGGATTGTAGATGATTGTATATGGACATCGAACAGGTGAAAGAGCGCGCCGGACCGCGCGAGTTCAGTCCGAAGGACGACCTCCCGGAGAAGTACCGAAAGGCCGCGACTCGGATGATTCAGTTCCACGCGAACAGCGAGATAATGGGGGCGTACCTCGAACGGCCCTTCATCCGGCAGGCCCCGAGCCTCGACCGGAAACTGGCGTTCTCGGCCAAGGTACAGGACGAAATCGGACACGGGCAACTGCTCTACCGGGCCGCCGAGTCGCTCGGCGTCAAGACCCGCGAGGAGATGCTCGACGAGTTGGCGAACGGGGAGGGCAAGTTCCTCAACTGCTTCCACTACCCGATGGAGTCGTGGGTCGAGACGCCCATGATAGCCTTCTTCGTGGACGGCGCGGCGATGCGCCGACAGGCCACGCTCAAGCAGAGTAGCTGGGAACCCTACGCCCACGCGATGGACAAGGTGTGCTTCGAGGAGGGGTTCCACGTCAAGCACGGCGAGGCCATCCTCTACGAACTCATGACCGGGTCGAAGGCCGAACAGGAGAAGACCCAAGCGGCCTTCGAGACGTGGTGGCCCCGCATCATCCAGTTCTTCGGCCCGACCGACGACAAGTCCACGCACCACGACTTCTCGGCCGACGTGGGCCTGAAGACGATGACCAACGACGAGTTGCGAAACGCCTTCCTCAGCGCCTACGTCCCGAAGGCCGAGAAGTACGGACTGGAGATTCCCGACGAACCCCGTATCCGCGAAAACGGCGACGGTACCTACGAGGTCGTGGAGGACGACCTCGACTGGGAGGAGTTCTTCACCATCGCGAAGAACGACTCCGAGGGGAGCCACGAGCAAATCGGCAAGCGGCGTCGCACGCAGGAGGCCGTCGAGTGGGTCCGGAACAGCATGGACGACTGGGAAGCGAAGGGCGCGGGCCAGACCCCGCAGGCGGCCGACTAACCATGATTTGGGAAGTGTTCCGACAGGAGCAGTCCGGCGACTACCACACCCACTGCGGGAACGTCCACGCGCCGGACCGCGAGATGGCGCTCATGTTCGCCGAAGTTCAGCACGGACGGCGCAAGCCGACCAACAGCCTCTGGGTCGTTCCCCAGAAGGAAATCGGCGAAGTGGACACGGAGGAGGCCAACTTCGGCGGTACGACCGACAAGTCCTACCGGTGGGCGCAGTCGTACAGTTTCGAGGCCGCGGCCGAAGAGGTCGCGGACTCCGAGAGCGAGCAGGTGCAGGCCGAGGCCGAGCGCCAGCGGGGTGACGACTGATGACGACCGCCGAGCAACTGCCCAGTCCCGACGACCTCTCCGACGAGGAGCGCGAGGCGGTCGAGACCCTGTTGTTCCGTCTCGCCGACGACGAGTTCGTCCTCGCCGAGCGCTACACCGAGTGGCAGGTCCGAGCGCCGACGCTCGAATCCGACCTCGCGCTGGCCAACATCGCGCAGGACGAACTCGGGCACGCACGCCTCTGGTACGACCTGCTGCAGGACTTCGGTCCGGACGAACCCGACCTGATATGGGAGCGCCCCGCCGACCGATGGCATCACAGCACGCTGGCCGAACTCCCCTACGAAGAGGGCGACTGGGCCGACCCAGTCCTGCGGTCGTACCTCTACGACGTGGCCGAGGAGATTCGGCTCGAAGCCCTCGTCGATTCGTCGTACGCCCGCATCCGCGACCGGGTCGGCAAGATTCAGGGCGAAGAGGACTACCACCGCGAACACGCCGAGAACTGGCTGGAGCGACTCACCGAAGACGAAGCGGGCCGCGAGCGCGTTCAGAGCGCGCTGGACCGCCTGTTCCCGTACGCGCTGACCGTCTTCGAACCGACCGACGAGGCGGTCGAAGGCCGCATCGACGACCTCGGCCTGCGAACCGAATCGCTCGCGGACATGCGCGAGACGTGGCTCGACACCGTAGTGCCGTACCTCGACGGTCTCGGTCTCGACGTGGACGCGGACGCCGACCTCCCCGAAGAACTCGGTCGCGATACGTCCCATACCGACGACTGGGACGACCTCTGGGACGAGTTCACCGCGACCTACCGCGAACTCGACCGACACGAGGCGACTCGCATCATGAACGACCCCGACGAGGTGGAGTGATATCGCGTGTCCAGCGATTTACCCTACGACCCCGAGATTCCGGACCTCCGGGACACCGACCCCGAGGAGCTGTCGGCCGACGAGATTCCCGGCACAGGCGGCGTCCCGGGTCTGGGAGACGACTGCGAGGACCCCGCGCTCTGTGCGTACACCGAGTACGTCGAGGGCGACGACGTGGAAGACTTCCCCGCGACCGGCGAGGGCGCGCAGGGAATCGAAGCCGACGTGTGGGACGCCCTCTACGACGTGGAGGACCCCGAGATGCCCGTCTCCATCGTGGACCTCGGGCTGATATACGGCGTCGAAGTGACCGACCGAGTTGACGAGGGCGTCCACGCCGAAGTGCTGATGACCCTGACCTATTCGGGGTGTCCGGCGCGGGACATGCTGACCGACGACGTGAAGCGGTCCGTGACGGGCGTCGAAGGCGTCGAGTCCGTGGACCTGCGTCTCGTCTGGAGTCCTGAGTGGTCCGTCGAGATGGTGACCGAACGCGGGAGGCCGACCTGAACGAGTTCGGCCTGAGTATCTGACCGTGCGACGACCCGACCCGAGCGTGGACACGTCCGGCGACGAGACGGGGGCCGAGTGCCCCTACTGCGACTCGACCGACACCGAGCGCGAGCATCCGAAGGGACCGTCGCTCTGCCGGTCGATGCACTACTGCAACGACTGCGAACAACCGTTCGAGAAGTTCGAGTAATCGAATTTCCGCGGTGTTTTCACCTCTGCGTAACTGACATGATTCGGTGACGCGTCGATGAGGCGGAGTCTATCAGACGGTATCGAAAGTGGAGGATGGAACTCGACGACCCGAGGACCGCGCGGATGGTGAGAACGCGGTACCGGATGACAGGCGAGGACGGGCGGCTCGGTCGTCGACCGGAGTCACGGCGCAACCGCGTTTTACTCGTCTGGTAGTACCC contains:
- a CDS encoding helix-turn-helix domain-containing protein, which codes for MIDECLVVEFSVTGDDCPLADASRKTGVTVDARPPQLRRDDNALLRFSAGDAADDLAAVLDADERIRYLHTSRTDGATNFRCLSKHPCVVHELTDAGFMAETLQYREGVERHTGAVVGHDVLQGVLAAAAETVGVSLERVSPLGSEDDDAVAQRWDLTSAQEVALRTALEMGYFEVPRSATASDVADELGISKSAFLERLHRGQATLFTQILQS
- the paaA gene encoding 1,2-phenylacetyl-CoA epoxidase subunit PaaA — encoded protein: MDIEQVKERAGPREFSPKDDLPEKYRKAATRMIQFHANSEIMGAYLERPFIRQAPSLDRKLAFSAKVQDEIGHGQLLYRAAESLGVKTREEMLDELANGEGKFLNCFHYPMESWVETPMIAFFVDGAAMRRQATLKQSSWEPYAHAMDKVCFEEGFHVKHGEAILYELMTGSKAEQEKTQAAFETWWPRIIQFFGPTDDKSTHHDFSADVGLKTMTNDELRNAFLSAYVPKAEKYGLEIPDEPRIRENGDGTYEVVEDDLDWEEFFTIAKNDSEGSHEQIGKRRRTQEAVEWVRNSMDDWEAKGAGQTPQAAD
- the paaB gene encoding 1,2-phenylacetyl-CoA epoxidase subunit PaaB, which codes for MIWEVFRQEQSGDYHTHCGNVHAPDREMALMFAEVQHGRRKPTNSLWVVPQKEIGEVDTEEANFGGTTDKSYRWAQSYSFEAAAEEVADSESEQVQAEAERQRGDD
- the paaC gene encoding 1,2-phenylacetyl-CoA epoxidase subunit PaaC, with translation MTTAEQLPSPDDLSDEEREAVETLLFRLADDEFVLAERYTEWQVRAPTLESDLALANIAQDELGHARLWYDLLQDFGPDEPDLIWERPADRWHHSTLAELPYEEGDWADPVLRSYLYDVAEEIRLEALVDSSYARIRDRVGKIQGEEDYHREHAENWLERLTEDEAGRERVQSALDRLFPYALTVFEPTDEAVEGRIDDLGLRTESLADMRETWLDTVVPYLDGLGLDVDADADLPEELGRDTSHTDDWDDLWDEFTATYRELDRHEATRIMNDPDEVE
- the paaE gene encoding 1,2-phenylacetyl-CoA epoxidase subunit PaaE, with amino-acid sequence MRRPDPSVDTSGDETGAECPYCDSTDTEREHPKGPSLCRSMHYCNDCEQPFEKFE
- a CDS encoding fibrillarin-like rRNA/tRNA 2'-O-methyltransferase codes for the protein MTDLPEGVERRAFDGRERLATRGPPVYGEPTDEGWRCWDAGRSKLAAMVESGMDTGLAGGETVLYLGAASGTTVSHVADFSGPTYAVEFAPRPVRDLVGVAEDRQNLFPLLKDARKPESYAHVVESEVDAIVQDVATRGQARVAVENARFLREDGRLLAAIKARSEDVTRDPEDVFDDALANLRERYEVLATERLEPYHDDHLGVVARPK
- a CDS encoding NOP5/NOP56 family protein — protein: MTDDGTRSGESDAPRTAGDEGDATPERAGWFEDLAPDDTEAGAASIRDGRADAPEDWPRRAVESGFADDESDYYDKLREASVRAAREAAAERERADDQQLVHAVRAMDDAAAQANELAERVAEWAGSRDADAGTGVEYARELAARDPASPTEERLISLARRTADLADESDALREFIERETADVAPNLAAMAGPVLASRLISLAGGLESLAKKPAGTVQVLGAEDALFAHLRGRAPSPKHGVIFTHEYVRGTRPEKRGSAARTLAGKLTIAARVDHYSGERKPELDEELRRRMDQIRGRNDAGDGDGSEQTGDADGTEQEGEA
- a CDS encoding PaaI family thioesterase, which translates into the protein MDVENFFEEMPFADLLGVEVTEVEDGHAEGEVEMREELSWNADRMMAHGGVTFTLADTVGGAALVSLVDQPVPTIDMRIDYLEAGTGDLRAEADVVRCGSDVGVVDVDVFAEDGTQVADARGVYKTG
- a CDS encoding twin-arginine translocation signal domain-containing protein, which codes for MTGEEFTDGESDFERRSFLKALGAGSGVIGFSGLASADDTLSVSGSELVSADRAAAEFDAATSYDYYTRLAEFMAGDSLEAYTENVFGYRIETSDEELNARNPVILSLPYRGPEGKQQGFLWVTQIDDADGNRRPNGGVGTSVETVDGEHRHRIYGWENEAPAILASEPVSSTSTSNFTTQSWCSACTWVIDVICDYGLYWLGEEGCNYICWSYKCEQSCEALIDWLNRWLCSWYSPEDICSAAGAC